The proteins below come from a single Miscanthus floridulus cultivar M001 chromosome 1, ASM1932011v1, whole genome shotgun sequence genomic window:
- the LOC136500678 gene encoding senescence associated gene 20-like, with protein sequence MMRLLTGADQRDDKNLGGGGGGGFVFSPRSVDAFGSTVIAEGGADDARQLYWVHAWTVGPDGVITQLREYFNTDLTVTLLSGSGAASSTKKADIAGAPSKQQDAASASSSSTSPSAASSSAAAGPKCLWQSRRADSAQKSLPGLVLAI encoded by the coding sequence ATGATGCGCCTCCTCACCGGCGCGGACCAGCGCGACGACAAGAAccttggcggcggcggaggaggaggattcGTCTTCTCCCCGCGCTCCGTCGACGCCTTCGGGTCCACCGTCATCGCCGAGGGCGGCGCCGACGACGCGCGCCAGCTCTACTGGGTGCACGCCTGGACCGTGGGGCCCGATGGGGTGATCACCCAGCTCAGGGAGTACTTCAACACCGACCTCACCGTCACCctcctctccggctccggcgCCGCCTCCTCCACCAAGAAAGCTGACATTGCAGGAGCTCCGTCTAAGCAGCAGGACGCTGCCtctgcttcttcctcctccacATCCCCCTCGGCCGCGTCGTCGTCTGCAGCTGCAGGGCCCAAGTGCCTGTGGCAGAGCCGCCGCGCCGACAGCGCGCAAAAGTCGCTGCCGGGCCTCGTCCTCGCCATCTGA